CCGCCGCATCAGGCCGCGCTCGTCGAACTCCCACAGCTCGTTGCCGTAGCTGCGCCACCACTGCCCGCCGGCGTCGTGCCACTCGTACTGGAACCGGACGGCCATGCGGTTCTCGCGGAATCCCCACAGGCTCTTGCGGAGCGCGTAGTCGAGCTCCCGCTCCCACTTCGCCGTCAGGAACGCGATGATCTCCTCCCGCCCGGTGACGAACTGGTCCCGGTTCCGCCAGACGGAGTCCGGCGTGTAGGCGAGCGCCACCCGGTGCGGGTCGCGGGTGTTCCACGCGTCCTCGGCCGCCTGGACCTTCTGCTTCGCGGTCTCCATCGTGAACGGCGGGTAGGGCGGACGGTCCTCGGGCACGGCGTTTTCTCGGGACGGGGCGCTTTCTTCGGACACGGCGGCCTCCTCAGTTGAGAACGAGCGTTCTCCGTTGGTGCCGCTAAGGTAGGGAACGACCGTTCTCCACGTCAAGTCAGGAGCGCCGATGCCGGCCGCGATCACCGAGGAGCAGCAGGACCGGGACCGCCAGGGGCTGCTGGACGTCGCCGAGCGCCTCTTCTACCGGCAGGGCGTCCAGGCGGTGGGCATGGACGAGTTGCGGACCGCCTCCGGCCTGCCGCTCAAGCGCATCTACCGGCTCTTCCCGACGAAGGAGGCTCTCGTCGTCGCGATGCTGGACCGCCGCGACCGCCGCTGGCGCGCGAGCCTGGCGG
The sequence above is a segment of the Actinomadura coerulea genome. Coding sequences within it:
- a CDS encoding DUF1348 family protein, producing MPEDRPPYPPFTMETAKQKVQAAEDAWNTRDPHRVALAYTPDSVWRNRDQFVTGREEIIAFLTAKWERELDYALRKSLWGFRENRMAVRFQYEWHDAGGQWWRSYGNELWEFDERGLMRRREASINDVAIGEADRRIRGPRPAGEHGIDIPLR